A genomic region of Tsukamurella pulmonis contains the following coding sequences:
- a CDS encoding transglycosylase domain-containing protein, whose protein sequence is MTNPGGKDERNGAAGGPSRPGGPTPPVPPRPSTPQAAETTQFPLVPPSGADAPNQGAPSQGAPSQGATPPAPGAGRPADPGAPRTAYQPLSGRPVDNDELAAEADRGAGAPGEKPETPAEEPVVIRKSPAAPAAGGDGPGGDGPGGDGPGGDGPGGDGPGGDGPDEPDDGDHDDSHKKGLREIVSGSLLRRVVTGGVAGVALIMVVALLAFLVGYWRTDVPLPGEIPTTQVANIVMKDGQTPVARVVPDEGNREILPAQDIPDVMKNAIMAAEDREFATNPGFSVKGFARAVWKRVPGVAGDGEDAGGGSTITQQYVKNALVGDESSLTRKWKELIMSTKMSNSWSKDDIMAAYLNTIYFGRGAYGIQAASKAYFNVNAKDLKVEQAALLAGLVRGPSLYEPTTHLADATGRWNYVLDGMVEMKTVDPAQRAKMQFPKTIPQGRANGDDLSLGPNGLIKTQVLRELKDAGIDELTLSTQGLKVTTTIDPAAQAAAVKAAKNMAENQPNDLRTAVVSVDPKTGGVLAYYGGDDGNGYDRVQAGLQTGSSFKVFALVAALEQGIPLSRVYSSSPFKAQGVTVTNSEGESCGSCNLATAMKMSLNTVFYRLMMDLNNQAQDVADAAHKAGVAESFGGIKKTLEQADGSGVEGGVVLGQYQSRPLDMASAYATLAAEGVYRAPHLITKVTTADGRTLLDRQTDPGQRRFSKDVANNVTAALQPIAAYSNGHGLAGGRASAAKTGTAQYQDTGQNKDAWMVGYTPSISTAVWVGNDKGGPITNSWGGSIYGSGVPSDVWKQTMDGALEDTDYESFPTPGAIGGQAGVPVETRTRTSSTGTASASASAGESGSATRTVPGLPGVPMPTFPWDPTTTQPGNPNVPGQTTVRPRPGTGGTVPGNGGRTVPPRVTNPVP, encoded by the coding sequence GTGACGAACCCGGGTGGCAAGGACGAGCGGAACGGGGCGGCCGGAGGGCCGTCGCGGCCCGGAGGCCCCACCCCACCGGTGCCGCCGCGTCCATCGACGCCGCAGGCCGCCGAGACGACCCAGTTCCCGCTGGTCCCGCCCAGCGGCGCGGACGCCCCGAACCAGGGCGCCCCGAGCCAGGGCGCCCCGAGCCAGGGCGCCACGCCGCCGGCACCCGGTGCGGGGCGGCCGGCGGACCCGGGCGCTCCCCGCACCGCGTACCAGCCGCTCTCCGGGCGTCCCGTCGACAACGACGAACTGGCCGCCGAGGCCGACCGCGGCGCCGGCGCGCCGGGCGAGAAGCCCGAGACGCCCGCCGAGGAGCCCGTGGTGATCCGCAAGAGTCCCGCGGCCCCGGCCGCCGGCGGCGACGGTCCCGGTGGTGACGGGCCGGGCGGTGACGGTCCCGGTGGCGACGGCCCCGGCGGTGACGGACCGGGCGGCGACGGGCCCGATGAGCCGGACGACGGCGACCATGACGACTCCCACAAGAAGGGCCTCCGAGAAATCGTGAGCGGTTCACTCCTCCGACGTGTCGTGACCGGCGGCGTGGCCGGTGTCGCGCTGATCATGGTGGTGGCGCTGCTCGCCTTCCTCGTGGGCTACTGGCGCACCGACGTGCCGCTGCCCGGCGAGATCCCCACCACGCAGGTGGCGAACATCGTGATGAAGGACGGCCAGACGCCCGTCGCGCGCGTCGTGCCGGACGAGGGCAACCGCGAGATCCTGCCCGCGCAGGACATCCCCGACGTCATGAAGAACGCGATCATGGCCGCCGAGGACCGCGAATTCGCCACCAACCCGGGCTTCTCGGTCAAGGGCTTCGCCCGCGCCGTGTGGAAGCGCGTGCCCGGCGTCGCCGGTGACGGCGAGGACGCGGGCGGCGGCTCGACGATCACGCAGCAGTACGTGAAGAACGCCCTGGTCGGCGACGAGTCCTCCCTCACGCGCAAGTGGAAGGAGTTGATCATGTCCACCAAGATGTCCAACTCCTGGTCCAAGGACGACATCATGGCGGCCTACCTCAACACCATCTACTTCGGTCGCGGCGCGTACGGGATCCAGGCGGCGTCGAAGGCGTACTTCAACGTCAACGCCAAGGACCTCAAGGTCGAGCAGGCCGCGTTGCTCGCGGGACTGGTCCGCGGACCGTCGCTCTACGAGCCCACCACGCACCTGGCCGACGCCACCGGCCGGTGGAACTACGTGCTCGACGGCATGGTCGAGATGAAGACCGTCGATCCCGCGCAGCGCGCCAAGATGCAGTTCCCGAAGACGATCCCGCAGGGCCGTGCCAACGGCGACGATCTCTCGCTCGGCCCGAACGGGCTGATCAAGACCCAGGTGCTGCGCGAGCTCAAGGACGCCGGCATTGACGAGCTGACCCTGAGCACGCAGGGGCTCAAGGTCACCACGACGATCGACCCGGCGGCGCAGGCCGCGGCGGTCAAGGCCGCGAAGAACATGGCCGAGAACCAGCCGAACGACCTGCGGACCGCGGTGGTGTCCGTCGACCCGAAGACCGGCGGCGTGCTGGCCTACTACGGCGGCGACGACGGCAACGGCTACGACCGCGTGCAGGCCGGCCTGCAGACCGGCTCGTCGTTCAAGGTGTTCGCACTGGTTGCGGCGCTCGAGCAGGGCATCCCCCTGTCCCGCGTGTACTCCTCGTCGCCGTTCAAGGCGCAGGGCGTGACCGTCACCAACTCCGAGGGCGAGTCCTGCGGCAGCTGCAACCTGGCGACCGCGATGAAGATGTCGCTGAACACGGTGTTCTACCGGCTCATGATGGACCTGAACAACCAGGCCCAGGACGTCGCCGACGCGGCGCACAAGGCGGGCGTCGCCGAGAGCTTCGGCGGCATCAAGAAGACGCTCGAGCAGGCCGACGGCAGCGGCGTCGAGGGCGGCGTCGTGCTCGGCCAGTACCAGAGCCGCCCGCTCGACATGGCCTCCGCGTACGCCACCCTGGCGGCGGAGGGCGTCTACCGCGCCCCGCACCTGATCACCAAGGTGACCACCGCGGACGGCCGCACCCTTCTCGATCGCCAGACCGATCCGGGCCAGCGCCGCTTCAGCAAGGACGTCGCGAACAACGTGACCGCCGCCCTGCAGCCGATCGCGGCGTACTCGAACGGCCACGGGCTGGCCGGCGGCCGCGCCTCGGCCGCGAAGACCGGTACCGCGCAGTACCAGGACACCGGCCAGAACAAGGACGCCTGGATGGTCGGCTACACCCCGTCGATCTCGACGGCCGTCTGGGTGGGCAACGACAAGGGCGGCCCCATCACCAACTCGTGGGGCGGCAGCATCTACGGCTCGGGCGTCCCGTCGGACGTGTGGAAGCAGACGATGGACGGCGCGCTGGAGGACACCGACTACGAGTCCTTCCCGACGCCGGGCGCCATCGGCGGCCAGGCGGGCGTGCCCGTCGAGACCCGCACCCGCACCTCGTCGACCGGCACGGCGTCCGCGTCGGCCTCCGCGGGGGAGAGCGGCTCCGCCACGCGCACTGTTCCGGGCCTGCCCGGCGTGCCGATGCCGACCTTCCCCTGGGACCCGACCACCACGCAGCCCGGCAACCCGAACGTCCCGGGTCAGACCACCGTTCGGCCGCGGCCGGGCACGGGAGGCACGGTCCCCGGTAATGGTGGCCGCACAGTACCGCCGCGGGTGACGAACCCGGTGCCGTGA
- a CDS encoding glycosyltransferase family 87 protein, translating into MHVSPGRFEPATVIEPDRDVPSRTDAVARDFSTAVGGPVGAHALVGFQRFFTPLRLILLVAVLFLALGWTTKAGCLQQRSDGDQLVLDWSGNRPYTAMCYSDTVPLYGAERLDEGLMPYVTQFFDTDPTGARQERYMEYPVLTGMYQYAAMKTAKLWADLHERWGVPAAIEVVLFFTVAAVGLALFWLIAVWATTRLSGGAASAARPGARRPWDAMLMAASPLVIVHAFTNFDAIAVAAMAVGMLLWSRERHAWAGVVLGLGTAAKLYPAFLLVVLLFLCLRAGRLRPWFTAAAPAVATWIAVNLPILVASPRGWWEFFHRNSIRPVDMDSIYAVISSFTGGWVFGGAGPRGGASSLANMITLVLFVAVIAGVAYLALKAPRRPRVAQLAFLLVAGFLLVNKVWSPQYSLWLVPLAVLAIPHTRILVAWMTIDALVWVPRMMYFLGIQNKGLPEQAFTATVLLRDLAVIGLCALVIRQIYRPDEDLVRSTFPGPYSPPLDDPAGGVLDGAPDSSWLRSRSAQRGRYQTKTARSAARPQTPIQTPH; encoded by the coding sequence CTGCACGTCAGTCCCGGACGGTTCGAGCCGGCCACGGTCATCGAGCCGGACCGGGACGTTCCCAGCCGAACGGACGCCGTCGCGCGCGACTTCTCGACGGCGGTCGGCGGTCCGGTGGGCGCACACGCGCTGGTCGGCTTCCAGCGCTTCTTCACGCCGCTGCGGCTGATCCTGCTCGTCGCGGTGCTGTTCCTGGCACTGGGCTGGACCACCAAGGCCGGCTGCCTGCAGCAGCGCTCCGACGGCGACCAACTGGTGCTGGACTGGTCGGGCAATCGCCCGTACACGGCGATGTGCTACTCGGACACCGTGCCGCTCTACGGGGCCGAGCGCCTCGACGAGGGCCTGATGCCCTACGTCACGCAGTTCTTCGACACCGATCCCACGGGCGCCCGCCAGGAGCGCTACATGGAGTACCCGGTGCTCACCGGGATGTACCAGTACGCCGCCATGAAGACGGCCAAGCTCTGGGCGGACCTGCACGAGCGGTGGGGCGTGCCCGCGGCCATCGAGGTGGTGCTGTTCTTCACCGTCGCCGCCGTGGGGCTCGCCCTGTTCTGGCTGATCGCCGTGTGGGCCACCACTCGCTTATCCGGCGGTGCCGCCTCGGCCGCGCGGCCCGGGGCGCGCCGCCCCTGGGACGCGATGCTCATGGCGGCCTCGCCGCTGGTGATCGTGCACGCGTTCACGAACTTCGACGCGATCGCCGTCGCCGCGATGGCGGTGGGCATGTTGCTGTGGTCGCGGGAGCGGCACGCGTGGGCGGGCGTGGTGCTCGGCCTGGGCACGGCGGCGAAGCTCTACCCCGCATTCCTGTTGGTGGTGCTGCTGTTCCTGTGCCTGCGCGCCGGCAGACTGCGCCCGTGGTTCACGGCGGCGGCGCCGGCCGTGGCGACGTGGATCGCGGTGAACCTGCCGATCCTGGTGGCTTCTCCGCGCGGCTGGTGGGAGTTCTTCCACCGCAACTCGATCCGACCCGTCGACATGGACTCGATCTACGCGGTGATCAGCTCCTTCACCGGCGGCTGGGTGTTCGGCGGTGCGGGACCGCGCGGCGGCGCCTCGTCGCTGGCGAACATGATCACCCTGGTGCTGTTCGTCGCGGTGATCGCCGGCGTCGCCTATCTCGCGCTGAAGGCGCCGCGGCGGCCGCGCGTCGCGCAGCTCGCCTTCCTGCTGGTGGCGGGCTTCCTGTTGGTGAACAAGGTGTGGAGCCCGCAGTACTCGCTGTGGCTGGTGCCGCTCGCGGTGCTCGCGATCCCGCACACCCGGATCCTGGTGGCCTGGATGACGATCGACGCTCTGGTCTGGGTACCGCGGATGATGTACTTCCTCGGCATCCAGAACAAGGGCCTGCCCGAGCAGGCGTTCACGGCCACCGTGCTGCTGCGCGACCTCGCTGTGATCGGCCTGTGCGCGCTGGTGATCCGGCAGATCTACCGGCCCGACGAGGACCTGGTGCGCTCGACGTTCCCGGGTCCGTACTCGCCCCCGCTCGACGATCCCGCGGGCGGCGTGCTCGACGGTGCGCCGGACTCCTCCTGGCTGCGCAGCCGCAGCGCGCAGCGCGGCAGGTACCAGACGAAGACCGCCAGGAGCGCGGCCCGGCCCCAGACGCCGATCCAGACGCCCCACTGA